The region GGAGAGGGCCAGAAACGCCCGGGTCTGGGACGGCTCGATGACATCCGTGACGTAACCCCGCGCCGCCGAAAGGTAGGGCGAGGCAAAGTTGTCGCGATAGTCCTGGACCAGCTCCGCCGTCTTGGCTTTCTTGTCGGCGGCGTCCTTCAACTCCTTGCCATAGAGCAGATTCACAGCCCCCTCGGCGCCCATCACGGCAATCTCGGCGTTGGGCCAGGCATAGACCACATCGGCCCCCATCTCCGGGCTGCACATGGCCAGATAGGAGCCGCCATAGGCTTTGCGCAGAATGACGGTCAGCTTGGGCACTGTGGCCGAAGCATAAGCGAAAAGCATCTTGGCGCCATGCCGGATGATGCCGCCCCGTTCCTGTTCGACACCCGGCAAAAAGCCCGGAACATCCACCAGGTTGACAACGGGGATGTTGAAAACGTTGCAGAAGCGGATGAAGCGCGACCCCTTGTCCGAGGCGTCGATATCGAGACAACCAGCCTGTTCCTTGGACTGATTGGCGATGATCCCCACCACGATGCCCTGGATGCGGGCAAAGCAAACCACCAGGTTGCGGGCGAATCCGGCGTGAATTTCAAAATACTCACCACCGTCCACCAACCGCTTGATAATGTCCTTGACATCCATGGCGGACTTCGGATCATCCGGAACCAGAGCGTTCATCTCCGAGTCATCGGAGAGATCCAGGTCGGCCCAGGGCTTGTGCGGAGGATCCTGGGTGTTGTTGGAGGGGAGGTAACTCAGGAGCTGCTTGACCAACTGGATGGCATGCCGGTCATCATCGGCCACCACGTGAACATTGCCGCTGACCGTGGCATGAATTTCGGCGCTGCCGATTTCATCCATGGTGCAATCCCGGCCCGTGACCGATTTGATCACCTGGGGTCCGGTGATGAACATCTGAGCATTCTGCCGGGTCATGATGATGAAATCCATCAGGGCCGGCGAGTAGGATGCGCCACCGGCG is a window of Magnetococcales bacterium DNA encoding:
- a CDS encoding acyl-CoA carboxylase subunit beta → MSISQKALETLQKRREAILTAGGKEKVAQRHAKGQLTARERLDTLFQEGTFQEIGTHIQHTCTHFGMGGKEIPADGVVVGTGFVENRQVAAVSQDFSVMAGTLGKMHAQKIVQAMLYAQRMGIPVVAFKDSGGARIQEGVDALSGYGQVFYQNVILSGVVPQIAVILGPCAGGASYSPALMDFIIMTRQNAQMFITGPQVIKSVTGRDCTMDEIGSAEIHATVSGNVHVVADDDRHAIQLVKQLLSYLPSNNTQDPPHKPWADLDLSDDSEMNALVPDDPKSAMDVKDIIKRLVDGGEYFEIHAGFARNLVVCFARIQGIVVGIIANQSKEQAGCLDIDASDKGSRFIRFCNVFNIPVVNLVDVPGFLPGVEQERGGIIRHGAKMLFAYASATVPKLTVILRKAYGGSYLAMCSPEMGADVVYAWPNAEIAVMGAEGAVNLLYGKELKDAADKKAKTAELVQDYRDNFASPYLSAARGYVTDVIEPSQTRAFLALSLRKSMNKRELRPLKKHGNIPL